The window GCGCTGTGAAAGCTTGACGACATTCCCGCGATTCGTCGCTCGTCGGCATCGTTCGTCTGAATGATATTCCAAAGATCGACAACCTCACAGGAGGAGAGTCATGAGGCTTCGGGCACTCGTCGTTATCGTCGCGCTCTACGTGTTAGCATTTCAGCCTGTGCCCGCTCGCGGCGCAGGCCAGGCCGAAGGGAATATTCGTCGGGTTCAGCCTGCGATTCCCGATCAGTATGTGGTTGTGCTTAAGGATGACATCGCACCGGCCAGGGTTGCGGGCGTGGCAGCCGATCTGGCACGTACGCATGGCGGCACGCTGCACCACGTCTATCAGCATGCGCTTAAGGGCTTTTCGCTGCGGCTCCCTGAGGCTGCGGCGTCCCGCTTGAGCCGCGACCCACGGGTTGCCTATGTGGCGGAGGATGGTCGGGTTGGTTTGGTCGACACCCAGTTCAATCCACCCTGGGGCCTCGACCGCATCGACCAGAATAACCGACCGCTCAACAGCGCCTACACCTACAACACGACTGGTGAAGGTGTCAACGTGTACGTGATCGATACCGGCATTCGTCCGACGCATCAAGAGTTTGGAGGCCGCGCTGCCATCGCCTATGATGCGTTTGGCGGCAATGGTCAGGATTGCAACGGGCATGGTACGCATGTCGCGGGAACGGTCGGCGGCAGCACGTACGGCGTTGCGAAACGGGCGAGAATCTACGGCGTTCGGGTGCTGGATTGTGGTGGTAGCGGCTCATTCTCAGGCGTGATCGCGGGCGTGGATTGGGTGACAAACAACCGGGCGCTCCCGGCTGTTGCGAATATGAGCCTGGGCGGCTCGGCCTACGACCCGCTGGATACCGCCGTGCGCAACTCCATCCAGCGCGGTATTACGTATGCCATCGCTGCCGGGAATAGCAATGCAGATGCGCGTGGCTTTTCGCCTGCGCGCGTCGCGCAGGCTTTGACCGTCGGCGCGACGGATATTGCGGATAATCGCGCCTCGTTCTCGAACTATGGCCCCGTGGTCGATGTGTTTGCGCCGGGCGTGAGTGTTATCTCGGCATGGATCGGCAGCGACACCGCGACCAACACGATCTCGGGAACGTCGATGGCGTCGCCGCATGTGGCCGGCGTTGCGGCGCTCTACCTGCAAAGCAATCCAGGTGCCTCCCCGACCATCGTGAGCCAGATGATCAAAAGTAATGCCAGCCTGAGCCTCGTCGTCAATCCTGGGGCCGGATCGCCCAACCGGCTGTTGTATTCGGGCTTCGTTCCATCCTCAGCCATCAATCCGATCGACAATTCACGGTTCTTTGTGTGGCAGCATTACCTGGATTTCCTGGTCAAAGAGCCTGACGAGCCTGGCCTGAACTTCTGGACGAGCCAGATCACGCAGTGCGGCGGCGATGCCGCCTGTATCGATCGGGAGCGGGTGCATGTGTCGCGGGCGTTCTGGGAATCGATCGAGTTTCTCCAGCGCCAGCCGACACTGGCGAGCTATCCCCAGGGCACGCCGGAGTACAATCAGGAGTTTGTGCGGCTGTGCTATGTCGTCTACTTGCAGCGCGATCCTGATGCGCCAGGCTATAACTTCTGGCTCAACGATCTCAACAGCAACAACGATTACGACCATATCATCAGGGCATTCTTGCTCTCCATCGAATATCGCGCAAGGTTCGGCCAGACGTAGGGAGCGACTGGCTGATCAGGCGGTAGACAGGCGGCGATCGGCAGCATCCGGTGTCGACTCGCCATACGATCGAAGCGGGGTGAGCGGCTTTGCATCGGGCAAGCCCCACCCCGCTCCCGCTGCGACCCTGAGCGGCAGCGCGAGCTAGCGGGCCTGCAATCGCTCGATCACCCGACGCAGCCGGGCATCAGCTTCCTGGGCTACCGCCTCGACTTCAGGATTATCCACCAGGCTCAGCATCGCGATCGGATCGGCGATGTCGACGCGGCTGCGCTCGCCGTGGGCATGCACCACGACGTTGCAGGGAAGCAGCAGGCCGATCGTGTGCTCCAGCGTCAGGGCACGATGCGCAAGCTGGGGATTGCACGCGCCCAGGATCGCATACGGCTCGAAATCCACGTCGAGCTTCTGCTTCATCGTCTGGCGCACGTCGATCGTTGTCAGCACGCCGAAGCCCTCCTCTTTGAGCGCGGCAGTTACCCGCTCGATCGCCTGCTCGTAGGGCAGATCCAGATCCGCGCCAAACCCATACTCCCGCAACTTACGCTCCATGACCGCACCTCCTGTTCAGCGTCGATCGTCCCAGTTGCGCTTTTGCGACGAACACCATTGGCAGGTTGATCCTCAGCAGCATAACCGCCAGCGCTGAGATGTCTGCACAGACCAGCCGCGCTGTTGATCGCGATCATCACCAGCGACGAGCCGACCGCTTCCGGCATATCCATGCCGACCAGCAATACCAGTGCCGGTACGATCAGAAAGCCGCCGCCCAACACGCCGAGCGACAGCCCGATCAGACCGCCCATCAGCGGAGTCAGGCGCAGAGTTTCAATCACCAGTAGGCTACGCCTTGCGCAGAATTCGGAGAAAACGATTGCCGAGGCCGAGGAAGCGGCAGACAGCAAGCTCGCATATGCTCAACGACTCGCTGAGCCTGCGGGCTGCTCGAAACAGAACACGCCAGGGCATATTCCCTGGCGCGTCATCACCCAACCGTGTCTAGCTATATCATCGAGACACGTACGCGGACATGGAGCGTGCTGATCTAGCCGAGGAGCAACGATTCTGCACCCCGGCCAGGCGCCGCTAGTAGCGGTTACGGCGTCCGCCGCCGCCGAAGCCGCGATCACGCTGCGGCTTGTCTTCCGCCTCGTTCACCCGAATAGCGCGACCATCCAGATCCTGTCCGTCCAGAGCGCGAATGACATCCTGAACATTATCGCTCTCGATCGTCACGAAGCCAAAGCCGCGAGAGCGGCCCGTGTCGCGATCCGAAATGACCTTCGCGTCTAAAACTTCGGCGTGCGGGGCGACAAGATTGGATAAGTCGGCGTCCGTCGTATTCCACGACAGGTTGCCAATGAATAAGCGAGCTTGCATCGGTCCTCCAAATGTTCCTTCCGTGGAACGCAGTGTATGTCCCACACAGTTCTGTTCGTGCCCGATCGTTGTTTACCGAACAGGCATAGTACACTGTGTCGTACTACCAAAAAGCAATATAGCCACCGCAGACATCTGCGACGGCCACACGTTTAGTCTAGCACAGATCGATCCACGATGCAAGGCGTAGCGCCGATATTTGTCGATTCTCATCACAGTTCGTTCAGCGCGATCTCATTTCGACTTCAGCCACAATGGCTTATGCTGGTGCAGAAGGCATGTTTGGGGCATTCCCACCACCCAGAGGGTGCCCGCCTCGGCCTGGCAGCCCACGATGCCTGCTGAGCGGCTAGATAAAGAGATCTTTCCCTGGCAGAAAGAAATCTTTGCGCTGCACACCGTCGGCGCGTACTACACTGCGCTTGGGTAGGTGTGTCACGCACCCGGCAGCCCGCGCCGTCCTCGTTCGACACCGGGAATCATCAGCATCCATCGCATACAGCGCGCCGTGTGATCGAAGCGCACAGCTCTGCAACGTCCGAGACGTGATCCAAAACAGACCGCCCATCACAGCAGCCGATCTTGGAGGTGCCTATGTCGTCCAGCATCAACGTTCGTCCCAGGCTACAGCGTCCGCGCTGGCTGCGCTGGTTTGCGCGCGGCCTTGGCCTGTGCTGCCTGGCGATCCTGCTGGTCGGCGGCTACTTCTGGGTGTCCACGCCCTTACCGACGCCGGAGCACCTGCGCGCCCGCGCCGCGATCGGCAACACGCGCATTCTGGATCGGCATGGTCGCCTGCTCTACGAGATGCCCGATCCGCTCAGCGGACGGCAGCGCCCGGTACCGCTCGACGAGATTCCGCTGGCGCTGCGGCAGGCGACGATCGCGGTCGAGGATCGTTCGTTCTATGCCAATCTCGGCATCGATCCGCGCGGCATCGCGCGGGCCGCCTGGATCGACCTGCGCGCCCGCAAGCTCGTCGCCGGTGGCTCGACGATCACGCAGCAGCTTGCTCGTAATTTCCTGCTCGATCCGCAGCTTATGCAGCAGCGCACGCTCACCCGCAAGCTCCGCGAGATGGTCCTGGCGCTCAAGCTGACCGCGACCTATCCCAAGGATGAGATCCTGGCGCTGTATTTGAATCAGAGCTACTACGGCGGCCTGGCCTATGGCGTCGAAGCGGCAGCGCAGCATTTCTTTGGCAAGCCCGTGCGCGATCTTGATCTCGCCGAGGCCGCGCTGCTGGCTGGCCTGCCGCAGGCTCCCTCATATTACGATCCCGTCAGCAATCCCGACGCCGCGATCACGCGCCAGAGCGCCGTTCTCGACGCGATGGTCAGCGCTGGATACATTACGTCAACTCAAGCCGACGCCGCCCGCCGCGAGCCGCTCCAGTTCGCCACCAGCCGCCCGCCGATGCAAGCGCCGCACTTTGTCCACTACGTGCTCGACCAGCTAGCGGCACAGTTCGGCGCAGACACCGTTGCGCGCGGCGGCCTGACCGTGACGACAACGCTCGACGCCAATCTCCAGGCCGCGTCGCAGGCGATCCTGCAACGACAGATCGCCGCGCTGGCGATTCCCACGGGCGGCGGGCCGGATCATCAGGTGCGCAACGGCGCGGTCGTGGTGCTCGATCCGGCAGACGGCGCGATCCTGACGATGGTCGGCAGCCCCAACTTCGCGGACGCTGCCAGCCAGGGCCAGGTCAACGCGGCGCTGGCGCGACGACAGCCTGGCTCGGCGATCAAGCCGCTGACCTACGCCGCTGCACTTGAGCGCGG of the Herpetosiphonaceae bacterium genome contains:
- a CDS encoding S8 family serine peptidase, producing the protein MRLRALVVIVALYVLAFQPVPARGAGQAEGNIRRVQPAIPDQYVVVLKDDIAPARVAGVAADLARTHGGTLHHVYQHALKGFSLRLPEAAASRLSRDPRVAYVAEDGRVGLVDTQFNPPWGLDRIDQNNRPLNSAYTYNTTGEGVNVYVIDTGIRPTHQEFGGRAAIAYDAFGGNGQDCNGHGTHVAGTVGGSTYGVAKRARIYGVRVLDCGGSGSFSGVIAGVDWVTNNRALPAVANMSLGGSAYDPLDTAVRNSIQRGITYAIAAGNSNADARGFSPARVAQALTVGATDIADNRASFSNYGPVVDVFAPGVSVISAWIGSDTATNTISGTSMASPHVAGVAALYLQSNPGASPTIVSQMIKSNASLSLVVNPGAGSPNRLLYSGFVPSSAINPIDNSRFFVWQHYLDFLVKEPDEPGLNFWTSQITQCGGDAACIDRERVHVSRAFWESIEFLQRQPTLASYPQGTPEYNQEFVRLCYVVYLQRDPDAPGYNFWLNDLNSNNDYDHIIRAFLLSIEYRARFGQT
- a CDS encoding DUF302 domain-containing protein, giving the protein MERKLREYGFGADLDLPYEQAIERVTAALKEEGFGVLTTIDVRQTMKQKLDVDFEPYAILGACNPQLAHRALTLEHTIGLLLPCNVVVHAHGERSRVDIADPIAMLSLVDNPEVEAVAQEADARLRRVIERLQAR
- a CDS encoding TSUP family transporter; amino-acid sequence: MIETLRLTPLMGGLIGLSLGVLGGGFLIVPALVLLVGMDMPEAVGSSLVMIAINSAAGLCRHLSAGGYAAEDQPANGVRRKSATGTIDAEQEVRSWSVSCGSMGLARIWICPTSRRSSG
- a CDS encoding RNA-binding protein; amino-acid sequence: MQARLFIGNLSWNTTDADLSNLVAPHAEVLDAKVISDRDTGRSRGFGFVTIESDNVQDVIRALDGQDLDGRAIRVNEAEDKPQRDRGFGGGGRRNRY
- a CDS encoding PBP1A family penicillin-binding protein, which gives rise to MSSSINVRPRLQRPRWLRWFARGLGLCCLAILLVGGYFWVSTPLPTPEHLRARAAIGNTRILDRHGRLLYEMPDPLSGRQRPVPLDEIPLALRQATIAVEDRSFYANLGIDPRGIARAAWIDLRARKLVAGGSTITQQLARNFLLDPQLMQQRTLTRKLREMVLALKLTATYPKDEILALYLNQSYYGGLAYGVEAAAQHFFGKPVRDLDLAEAALLAGLPQAPSYYDPVSNPDAAITRQSAVLDAMVSAGYITSTQADAARREPLQFATSRPPMQAPHFVHYVLDQLAAQFGADTVARGGLTVTTTLDANLQAASQAILQRQIAALAIPTGGGPDHQVRNGAVVVLDPADGAILTMVGSPNFADAASQGQVNAALARRQPGSAIKPLTYAAALERGFTPATTILDVPTSFPTREGRPYTPENYDRAFHGPLSLREALATSSNVSAVKVLNQIGVPALLEIAARLGITTLQEDSGRFGLALTLGGGEVTPLELTASYAAFANGGQRVTPYAIVSVDSEEQRTGAMRVPMRVPSPEGTRHGHPAHQEPGKNVERETLNAKLETWNLKLETQTAVSPQVAYLISDMLSDRYARMRAFGEVSALDVDRPAAAKTGTTSDWRDNWTIGYTPDRVVGVWVGNADGQPMEAISGVSGAGPIWNEVMLAAHRGL